Proteins encoded by one window of Sulfurospirillum barnesii SES-3:
- a CDS encoding chemotaxis response regulator CheY, with translation MKLLVVDDSSTMRRIIKNTLQRLGYDDVLEAEHGVEAWQIMERTPDINVLITDWNMPEMNGLDLVRKVRAEKKYESMPIIMVTTEGGKAEVITALKAGVNNYIVKPFTPQVLKEKLEDVLG, from the coding sequence TTGAAGCTGCTTGTAGTAGACGATAGCTCAACAATGCGCCGTATAATAAAAAATACCTTACAGAGACTAGGATATGACGATGTTTTGGAAGCAGAACATGGTGTTGAAGCCTGGCAAATTATGGAGCGTACACCTGATATCAATGTTTTAATCACCGATTGGAACATGCCTGAAATGAATGGATTGGATTTGGTCCGTAAGGTAAGAGCCGAGAAAAAATATGAAAGTATGCCTATTATTATGGTAACAACAGAGGGTGGCAAAGCGGAAGTAATCACAGCACTTAAAGCAGGTGTTAATAACTACATTGTGAAGCCTTTTACACCACAGGTACTTAAAGAAAAACTTGAGGATGTTTTAGGTTAA
- a CDS encoding phosphatidylserine decarboxylase: MMQTNYTRTHFIAKEGWNQIVFAFMVFLLSYALSFLPWLFFVFFLATAFVYRNPERIAEESDERCLLAPIDGTVTKISKVDLKDGSEALCVVIRKSLFDVGLLRAPVGMEIQEVKNRFGLFMSSSSSLFSSLCERKTFTCKSQFSSFKIVVSAGRFSQKIIYFKKDGLVKANERFGFLREGEVALLLPLDVRIKVSLNHKVISGQSVLGYLSHKDTHAK, translated from the coding sequence ATGATGCAAACTAATTATACACGTACGCATTTTATTGCGAAAGAGGGATGGAACCAGATTGTTTTTGCGTTTATGGTTTTCCTTCTTTCGTATGCTCTGTCTTTTTTACCGTGGCTTTTTTTTGTTTTTTTTCTTGCTACAGCTTTTGTCTATCGAAATCCAGAACGTATTGCAGAAGAGAGTGATGAGCGGTGTTTATTAGCTCCTATTGATGGGACGGTAACCAAGATTTCAAAAGTCGATTTAAAAGACGGTAGTGAAGCTTTATGTGTGGTCATTCGAAAATCACTTTTTGATGTAGGTCTTCTTCGTGCACCTGTAGGTATGGAAATTCAAGAGGTTAAAAATCGTTTTGGTCTTTTTATGTCGAGTTCTTCATCTCTCTTTTCATCATTGTGTGAGCGAAAAACTTTTACATGTAAAAGTCAATTTAGCTCCTTTAAAATAGTTGTAAGTGCAGGGCGTTTTAGTCAAAAAATTATTTATTTTAAAAAAGATGGATTGGTTAAAGCCAACGAGCGTTTTGGATTTTTAAGAGAGGGTGAAGTTGCATTGTTATTACCATTAGATGTACGCATTAAAGTCTCGTTGAATCATAAAGTTATAAGCGGTCAAAGTGTTTTAGGTTATCTCTCCCATAAGGATACTCATGCCAAATAG
- the hisH gene encoding imidazole glycerol phosphate synthase subunit HisH, giving the protein MIGLIDYNMGNLRSVSNAFEKLGTEVSVIRTAEDIAQCDKIILPGVGAFKDAMHCLKERGMDEAIGAFASSGKPLLGICLGMQLLFESSVEFGKSKGLGLIEGEIVAFDTSLFHKRLKIPHMGWNTLYVTQKSDLFKGMPESFYLYFVHSFHTHCDEKYRIGKTMYGYEFPSAVQKDNVYGFQPHPEKSHENGLKILKNFVEL; this is encoded by the coding sequence ATGATTGGTTTAATTGATTACAATATGGGGAACCTTCGCAGTGTAAGTAATGCTTTTGAAAAGCTAGGCACGGAAGTGAGTGTTATTAGAACTGCAGAGGATATTGCTCAATGCGATAAGATTATTTTGCCAGGAGTGGGTGCTTTTAAAGATGCTATGCACTGCTTGAAAGAGCGAGGCATGGACGAAGCAATTGGTGCCTTTGCTTCTTCTGGAAAACCTCTTTTGGGTATTTGCCTTGGGATGCAACTCCTTTTTGAGAGTAGCGTGGAGTTTGGGAAAAGTAAAGGACTAGGTCTTATTGAAGGTGAGATTGTTGCTTTTGATACGTCTTTATTTCATAAACGTCTTAAGATTCCACATATGGGGTGGAATACCTTGTATGTGACACAAAAATCTGATTTGTTTAAAGGTATGCCAGAGTCATTTTATCTCTATTTTGTGCATAGTTTTCATACGCACTGTGATGAAAAATATAGGATTGGCAAGACCATGTACGGGTATGAATTTCCTAGTGCTGTACAGAAAGATAACGTGTATGGGTTTCAGCCACACCCTGAAAAATCACATGAAAATGGCTTGAAAATTTTAAAGAATTTTGTGGAGTTATGA
- a CDS encoding STT3 domain-containing protein: protein MHKMSRFSYLNLFIFSSIAFLFSFVVRLIWVYQFNDYEAFTFAGQFMINTNDGYYWAEGARDLLSSISQKYDLSPIDSAPAWLTYVAVKLLPFSFESIIFYMPAILGSLIVIPLILIAHNLKMIEVGFLAALLGSIAVSYYNRTMVGYYDTDMLTIVFPTFLVWSLILAFRTQEEKYLIITAIEIIAYRWWYPQSYSLEFAFFGLILLYMLIFQRKNIFYYQLLAIMLFAMMGLDALIRSGIVMGVYWLFKQEKFQKYTYGILAVAIALFFLSGGFEPIWVQLKGYVFKDAIEVADAELSLHFFSVMQTIREAGQIPFSVFAERISGHTVTFILSLVGYGLLLKRYPVMFLALPLLGLGFLALWGGLRFTIYAVPVCALGVAYLLFTCSEFIMTSFVNDRVGSIVKSSFVILASLGILYPNLLHVMNYRVPTVFNQTEVAQLDMLKSQVQREDYIVTWWDYGYPLRYYSDVKTLIDGGKHSGEVNFPVSFMLTNSMESAARLARLEVEYTEKAFSLEESNTKKSKKEKVKLVNNTAKMTLDYGFRDANDFLDALQTPLVLPEKTRDIYFYLPYRMIHIFPTVAQFSNIDVMSGKTAKEPFFFESSRFKDEGALLHFGNGIVFDKAKGTLKIGAQEVMVKQFIQTSYTPEMKFSKVHNTLHVNGVFSIIYMQAYNTFLIVDEAMLNSLYIQMFVLENYDERFFEPISLEAYAKVYKLKI from the coding sequence ATGCATAAAATGTCACGTTTTTCATATTTAAATCTTTTTATTTTTAGTAGTATTGCGTTTTTATTTAGCTTTGTGGTCCGTCTTATTTGGGTCTATCAATTTAATGACTATGAAGCGTTTACATTTGCAGGTCAGTTTATGATCAATACCAACGATGGATACTATTGGGCGGAAGGGGCTAGAGACTTGCTCAGTAGCATTTCTCAAAAGTACGACCTCTCTCCCATTGACTCAGCACCTGCGTGGTTGACGTATGTGGCTGTTAAGCTTTTGCCTTTTTCGTTTGAGAGTATTATTTTTTATATGCCTGCTATTTTGGGCTCGCTCATTGTCATTCCTCTCATTCTCATCGCTCACAATCTTAAAATGATAGAAGTGGGATTCTTAGCTGCTCTTTTAGGCTCTATTGCCGTGAGTTATTACAATCGTACTATGGTGGGATATTACGATACGGATATGCTGACGATTGTGTTCCCAACATTTTTAGTGTGGTCATTGATTTTGGCTTTTCGCACGCAAGAAGAAAAATATCTTATTATTACAGCTATAGAAATTATTGCGTATCGTTGGTGGTATCCGCAAAGTTATTCGTTAGAGTTTGCTTTTTTTGGGTTAATTTTGCTTTATATGCTTATTTTTCAGCGCAAAAATATTTTTTATTACCAGCTTTTAGCCATAATGCTTTTTGCAATGATGGGATTGGATGCTCTGATTCGTAGTGGTATTGTCATGGGTGTGTATTGGCTCTTTAAGCAAGAAAAATTTCAAAAGTATACCTATGGTATTTTGGCAGTTGCTATTGCACTTTTTTTTCTAAGTGGAGGGTTTGAGCCTATTTGGGTACAACTCAAAGGCTATGTGTTTAAAGATGCTATTGAAGTAGCCGATGCAGAACTCTCTCTTCATTTCTTTTCGGTCATGCAAACCATTCGTGAAGCAGGGCAGATTCCTTTTAGTGTTTTTGCGGAGCGTATCAGTGGACATACGGTGACATTTATTTTATCTCTTGTTGGGTATGGATTGCTTCTGAAGCGTTACCCTGTGATGTTTTTAGCCTTACCTCTTTTAGGACTGGGTTTTTTAGCGCTTTGGGGTGGTCTTCGATTTACCATTTATGCGGTTCCTGTGTGTGCGTTGGGTGTGGCGTATTTACTCTTTACATGTAGTGAATTTATCATGACTTCTTTTGTGAATGATCGGGTAGGGAGCATTGTAAAATCGAGCTTTGTGATTCTTGCTAGTTTAGGTATTTTGTATCCCAATCTTTTACATGTAATGAATTATCGTGTTCCTACTGTTTTTAATCAAACAGAAGTCGCGCAACTAGATATGTTAAAATCTCAGGTGCAACGAGAAGATTATATCGTGACATGGTGGGATTATGGGTACCCCCTTCGTTATTACAGCGATGTTAAAACACTGATTGATGGGGGAAAGCACAGCGGAGAGGTCAATTTTCCTGTCAGTTTTATGCTCACAAATTCTATGGAATCAGCCGCTCGATTGGCACGTTTAGAAGTGGAATATACGGAAAAAGCATTTAGTTTAGAAGAGTCTAACACGAAAAAATCTAAAAAAGAGAAAGTAAAACTTGTCAATAATACCGCCAAAATGACTTTAGATTATGGCTTTAGGGATGCCAATGATTTTTTAGATGCTTTACAAACACCTCTTGTTTTACCCGAAAAAACACGGGATATTTATTTTTATTTGCCGTATCGAATGATACATATTTTTCCAACAGTGGCACAATTTAGCAATATTGATGTCATGAGTGGTAAAACAGCTAAAGAGCCTTTCTTTTTTGAGAGTAGTCGCTTTAAAGATGAGGGGGCACTGCTGCATTTTGGCAATGGAATTGTATTTGATAAAGCAAAGGGTACCCTAAAAATAGGTGCACAAGAGGTTATGGTTAAACAGTTTATTCAAACATCGTATACTCCTGAGATGAAGTTTTCTAAAGTGCACAACACTTTACATGTAAACGGAGTATTCTCAATTATTTACATGCAAGCGTATAACACATTTTTAATTGTGGACGAAGCCATGCTAAATTCATTGTATATCCAAATGTTTGTTTTGGAAAATTACGATGAGCGCTTTTTCGAGCCAATCAGTTTAGAAGCTTATGCTAAAGTGTATAAGCTAAAAATTTAG
- the hisA gene encoding 1-(5-phosphoribosyl)-5-[(5-phosphoribosylamino)methylideneamino]imidazole-4-carboxamide isomerase has product MEILPAIDLKDGQAVRLTKGLMQSAKIYSDEPWEVAKKFEEMGSSWVHLVDLNGAFAGEPKNLEQIEKIRQNCHLKLELGGGIRDEETIRRYVDLGIDRIILGSIALKNPSFVKEMAQKYRIVVGIDAIDGYVAVEGWAEKSTMKATDLARAFADAGVEAIICTDVGRDGMLSGVNVDFTLSIAEASGIATIASGGLKNLDDIIALKESQKISGVIVGKAFYEGTLDLPEAFAFLAKNMF; this is encoded by the coding sequence ATGGAAATTTTACCAGCAATTGATTTAAAAGATGGGCAAGCTGTTAGATTAACAAAAGGTTTAATGCAAAGTGCTAAAATTTACTCGGATGAACCATGGGAAGTTGCCAAAAAGTTTGAAGAAATGGGCTCATCTTGGGTGCATTTAGTCGATTTAAACGGTGCTTTTGCAGGCGAGCCAAAAAACCTTGAACAGATAGAAAAAATTCGTCAAAATTGCCACTTAAAGCTAGAATTAGGTGGGGGTATTCGGGATGAAGAAACCATTCGAAGGTATGTTGATTTAGGAATTGATAGAATTATCTTAGGCTCTATTGCGTTGAAAAATCCTTCTTTTGTAAAAGAGATGGCACAAAAATATCGTATTGTCGTGGGTATTGATGCGATTGATGGGTATGTCGCTGTTGAAGGGTGGGCAGAAAAATCGACAATGAAAGCAACCGATTTGGCCCGTGCTTTTGCCGATGCAGGCGTGGAAGCGATCATCTGTACGGATGTGGGACGAGATGGGATGCTCAGTGGGGTAAATGTAGACTTTACACTCTCAATTGCAGAAGCTTCAGGCATTGCCACCATAGCAAGTGGAGGATTAAAAAATTTAGACGATATAATAGCGCTGAAAGAGAGTCAAAAAATCTCAGGAGTCATTGTTGGAAAAGCCTTTTATGAGGGGACGTTAGATTTGCCTGAAGCATTCGCTTTTCTCGCTAAAAACATGTTTTAA
- the ftsH gene encoding ATP-dependent zinc metalloprotease FtsH: MAQNNQNRDNKNEKKNNFFNQNPLLMFAIFSIIVILVFKNFTSMSENSMDANFGTQNSATKNISYYELKELIKNGQINYVAIGQTTIKAFSTAGTQKTVYMVKKVGEDSTFIPLMDEKKVGYGGYNETNILTEILFSWVLPVFVFFGIWMFLANKMQKNMGGGILGMGSSKKLVNSEKPKVKFEDVAGVEEAKEEVKEIVDFLKFPDRYMSLGAKIPKGVLLVGPPGTGKTLLAKAVAGEASVPFFSVSGSSFIEMFVGVGASRVRDLFENAKKEAPAIVFIDEIDAIGKSRAANGMMGGNDEREQTLNQLLAEMDGFSSDKSPVIVLAATNRPEVLDAALLRPGRFDRQVLVDKPDFQGRKDILKVHSADIKLDKNIDLEEIARLTAGLAGADLANIINEAALLGGRKNKSHVEQIDLVEAVERAIAGLEKKSRRINPKEKRIVAYHESGHALIAETTKGAKKVSKVSIIPRGLAALGYTLNTPEENKFLMQKHELIAEVDVLLGGRAAEDVFLGEISTGAGNDLERATDIIKAMVSIYGMSDVAGLMVLEKQRNTFLNGGTTKDYSDKMAEKLDEHIKKALQERYEIVKARLEEYRECIERIVVKLTEVESMDGEQLREIIKAYEQEFNIDPNTEKVVSLNESLTNNDAN; encoded by the coding sequence ATGGCTCAGAATAACCAAAATAGAGATAACAAAAACGAAAAGAAAAACAATTTTTTTAATCAAAATCCGCTTTTAATGTTTGCAATTTTTTCCATCATTGTTATTTTAGTGTTTAAAAATTTTACATCTATGTCAGAGAACAGTATGGATGCAAATTTTGGAACACAAAACAGTGCAACGAAAAATATCAGTTATTATGAACTAAAAGAGTTGATTAAAAATGGTCAAATTAATTATGTAGCGATTGGTCAAACAACCATTAAAGCGTTTTCAACCGCAGGTACACAAAAAACTGTTTATATGGTTAAAAAAGTGGGTGAGGATAGTACCTTTATTCCTCTAATGGATGAGAAAAAAGTGGGATATGGTGGCTATAACGAGACCAATATTTTAACAGAGATACTTTTTTCATGGGTACTCCCTGTTTTTGTCTTTTTTGGTATTTGGATGTTTTTAGCAAACAAAATGCAAAAAAATATGGGTGGCGGTATCCTTGGAATGGGGAGTAGTAAGAAACTGGTTAACTCAGAAAAACCAAAGGTGAAATTTGAAGATGTTGCTGGCGTTGAAGAGGCAAAAGAAGAGGTCAAAGAGATTGTTGATTTTCTTAAATTCCCTGATCGCTATATGAGTTTGGGTGCAAAAATTCCGAAAGGCGTTCTATTGGTGGGCCCTCCTGGTACGGGTAAAACTTTGCTTGCCAAAGCGGTGGCAGGTGAGGCAAGTGTACCATTTTTCTCGGTTTCAGGCTCAAGCTTCATTGAAATGTTTGTAGGTGTGGGTGCAAGTCGTGTAAGAGATTTATTCGAAAATGCTAAAAAAGAAGCGCCTGCGATTGTCTTTATTGATGAGATTGATGCGATTGGTAAAAGCAGAGCCGCAAACGGTATGATGGGTGGGAATGATGAGAGAGAACAAACCCTCAATCAACTGCTTGCGGAGATGGACGGTTTTAGCTCTGATAAATCACCTGTTATTGTTTTAGCTGCAACGAACCGTCCCGAAGTCTTGGATGCTGCGCTTTTAAGACCAGGCCGTTTTGATAGACAAGTTTTGGTTGATAAACCTGATTTTCAAGGTAGAAAAGATATTTTAAAAGTACATAGTGCGGATATCAAATTAGATAAAAATATTGACCTTGAAGAGATTGCTCGTTTAACAGCAGGCCTAGCAGGGGCTGATTTAGCGAATATTATTAATGAAGCTGCACTTTTAGGTGGACGTAAAAATAAATCACATGTAGAACAGATTGATCTTGTAGAAGCAGTGGAGAGAGCTATTGCTGGACTTGAGAAGAAAAGTCGTCGTATTAATCCTAAAGAAAAACGTATTGTTGCGTATCATGAGAGTGGTCATGCTCTGATAGCAGAAACAACAAAAGGTGCCAAAAAAGTCTCAAAAGTCTCTATTATTCCTAGAGGTCTTGCAGCTCTTGGATATACACTTAACACACCTGAAGAGAATAAATTTTTGATGCAAAAACACGAGCTCATCGCTGAAGTAGATGTTCTCTTAGGTGGGCGAGCTGCTGAAGATGTCTTTTTAGGTGAAATTTCAACCGGTGCTGGCAATGATTTAGAGCGTGCAACAGATATTATTAAAGCGATGGTTAGTATTTATGGTATGAGCGATGTGGCTGGGTTAATGGTTCTTGAAAAACAGCGTAATACTTTCTTAAACGGTGGAACAACCAAAGATTACAGTGATAAAATGGCTGAAAAGCTGGATGAACATATTAAAAAAGCATTGCAAGAACGTTATGAAATTGTAAAGGCACGTTTAGAAGAGTACCGTGAATGTATTGAACGAATTGTTGTTAAACTAACTGAGGTTGAAAGCATGGATGGTGAGCAATTAAGAGAGATTATTAAAGCGTATGAACAAGAGTTTAATATTGATCCAAACACAGAAAAAGTCGTTTCTTTAAATGAGAGCTTAACTAATAATGATGCAAACTAA
- a CDS encoding PDC sensor domain-containing protein yields MIIREIQQFSEVRTRARAYLCYLFTRNIPNRMPEPNIDVISASLDKIVHEVEEFEALYLLDHRGEQVINNITDDPRKKGGLGQNRSAKSYYYRAVREKRCVLSDPYPSTLTNDLTVTASYPIYDNEGSLHYIACIDVSLEHILKIAHPSSLQSYFGKSSQLIYSIFSLSLLAIAMLLLFNGLRSLFTHGLAFNLLDIEAMFQSTILITLSLAIFDLVKTIFEEEVLGRHERDESSGIHKTMVRFLGSIIIALAIEALMLVFKYAIIDSAHILNAVYLIGGVTLLLFGLAFYLKAISQKRDE; encoded by the coding sequence ATGATTATTCGTGAAATTCAACAGTTTTCTGAAGTACGAACACGAGCACGGGCATATTTGTGTTATCTTTTTACCCGTAATATTCCTAATCGTATGCCTGAGCCAAACATTGATGTGATTAGTGCAAGCTTAGACAAGATTGTGCATGAAGTGGAAGAGTTTGAAGCACTTTATTTGCTCGATCATCGAGGTGAACAGGTGATTAACAATATTACCGATGATCCTCGAAAAAAAGGCGGTTTAGGGCAAAATCGTAGTGCTAAGTCATATTATTATCGTGCGGTACGTGAAAAGCGTTGTGTTTTAAGTGATCCGTATCCCTCAACATTGACAAATGATTTGACGGTGACTGCTTCGTATCCTATTTATGATAATGAAGGAAGTTTACACTACATTGCCTGTATTGACGTCTCTTTAGAACATATTTTAAAAATTGCACACCCCTCATCACTACAATCTTATTTTGGTAAAAGTTCTCAATTGATTTACTCGATTTTTTCGCTCTCTTTGTTAGCCATAGCCATGTTACTTTTGTTCAATGGTTTGCGCAGTCTTTTCACCCATGGTCTTGCCTTTAATCTTTTGGATATTGAGGCAATGTTTCAATCGACCATTCTCATTACGCTCTCTTTAGCTATTTTTGATTTAGTGAAAACCATTTTTGAAGAAGAAGTATTAGGGCGTCATGAACGTGATGAAAGTTCGGGTATCCATAAAACGATGGTACGCTTTTTGGGCTCGATTATTATTGCTCTTGCTATTGAAGCCTTAATGTTAGTTTTTAAATACGCCATTATAGATTCTGCGCATATTTTAAATGCTGTTTATCTTATTGGGGGTGTTACCTTGTTATTATTTGGATTGGCATTTTATTTGAAAGCAATTTCACAAAAGAGAGATGAATGA
- a CDS encoding 50S ribosomal protein L11 methyltransferase produces MNKTYNELHITPSGEYPLFLDMIMSLNDEAVEELNGTLIVRSEEDLSMLRFGIETFAEELSKLLRKTIHVDIAQYVKENEDWIANYRNSIQPLHVGDFYIRPSWIPQENNKKNIIIDPALAFGSGHHETTYGCLLLLQKYVKEGTRLLDVGCGSGILSIAARKCGAIVDLCDTDEQATHSAKENFELNDEVYETLWTGSVQKRTGEYDVVIANIIADVLIMLSSDLKQAVKEGGYLILSGILDKYVDKVENKFSSMTLVERFQKEEWFTLVLKRN; encoded by the coding sequence ATGAATAAAACCTATAATGAACTTCATATAACCCCAAGTGGAGAGTACCCACTTTTTCTTGATATGATAATGAGTCTTAATGATGAGGCTGTTGAAGAGTTAAATGGAACTTTAATTGTGCGAAGCGAAGAGGATTTGTCTATGCTCCGTTTTGGGATAGAGACATTTGCAGAAGAACTCTCAAAGCTTCTTCGTAAGACGATTCATGTTGATATTGCACAGTATGTTAAAGAGAATGAAGATTGGATCGCTAATTATCGAAATTCTATTCAACCTTTACATGTAGGCGATTTTTATATTCGCCCTAGCTGGATTCCGCAAGAAAACAATAAAAAAAATATTATTATTGACCCAGCACTTGCTTTTGGTTCTGGACATCATGAAACTACCTATGGTTGTTTATTGTTGCTACAAAAGTATGTTAAAGAGGGAACAAGGCTCTTAGATGTGGGGTGTGGTAGCGGTATTTTGAGTATTGCTGCACGTAAATGTGGTGCCATAGTTGATTTGTGTGACACCGATGAACAAGCAACACACAGTGCTAAAGAAAATTTTGAACTCAATGATGAAGTGTATGAAACATTATGGACAGGCTCTGTTCAAAAACGCACGGGTGAATACGACGTTGTTATCGCCAATATTATTGCTGATGTACTAATTATGTTATCGAGTGATTTAAAACAAGCAGTTAAAGAGGGAGGCTATCTCATTCTCTCTGGTATTTTAGATAAGTATGTTGATAAGGTAGAAAATAAGTTTTCATCCATGACATTGGTTGAAAGATTTCAAAAAGAGGAGTGGTTTACACTCGTATTAAAAAGGAATTAG
- the pglF gene encoding UDP-N-acetylglucosamine 4,6-dehydratase (configuration-retaining), producing MHSIDKRILNLLVIVVLTCMSFVWTFWIFHLPIQWFTIASVASVRIIASIAIFKDFSLSWSKVTQKTFLMKSLVYMAAFCVYAPFYYGKLRLSFMLSELFLYLFLINFLMYTYYMLANRSHVTKEKKLVIYGAGKAGLKLAEEFRDSVYKIRYFVDDNKKLQKRSIDAVRIISKDILKQKMQTSTYDLLLIAIPSASAKKRNAIYEELKPFFNEIKILPALEDILSDTFLSNQLKNITVEDLLARHPQDLDKAKISAFIHDKVVLITGAGGSIGSEIVRQCLKYNAKKLILVDHSEFNLYQIMEESQSDKLVPIMQSVLNEELFKNVFAQYRPNIVVHAAAYKHVPLVEANPKEGILNNILGTKICIDLAIQYAVGTFILISTDKAVRPTNVMGATKRVCELYAQNVSSPKTQIVAVRFGNVLGSSGSVIPKFKAQIEKGGPITVTHPDITRYFMLIPEACELVLQTGAIGKSGELFILDMGEPVKIVDLAQKMIELSGKNDIAIEFIGLRAGEKLYEELLMNESDKKTQYASIMVAHKTEYPVEKLVADIEELFTCRDKLAQLKKIVPEFHHHP from the coding sequence ATGCACAGTATTGATAAACGTATTTTAAACCTTCTTGTTATTGTTGTTTTAACTTGTATGAGTTTTGTATGGACATTTTGGATTTTTCATTTGCCAATTCAGTGGTTTACGATTGCTAGTGTTGCTAGCGTACGCATCATTGCTTCTATTGCTATTTTTAAAGATTTTTCACTTTCATGGTCCAAGGTAACGCAAAAAACTTTCTTAATGAAAAGCCTTGTTTACATGGCTGCTTTTTGTGTCTATGCACCTTTTTATTATGGAAAATTGCGTCTTTCTTTTATGCTTTCAGAACTTTTCTTGTATCTGTTTCTGATTAATTTTTTAATGTATACGTACTATATGTTAGCAAACAGAAGTCATGTTACAAAAGAGAAAAAGCTTGTGATTTATGGTGCAGGAAAAGCAGGACTAAAACTTGCAGAAGAGTTTCGAGACAGTGTGTATAAAATACGTTATTTTGTTGATGATAATAAAAAACTTCAAAAACGAAGTATTGATGCAGTTAGAATTATTTCGAAAGATATTTTAAAACAAAAAATGCAAACTAGTACGTATGACTTGTTGTTAATTGCAATTCCTTCTGCATCTGCTAAAAAAAGGAATGCGATTTATGAAGAGTTAAAGCCTTTTTTCAATGAAATTAAAATTTTACCTGCACTAGAAGATATTCTTTCCGATACCTTTTTATCAAATCAACTTAAAAATATTACGGTTGAAGACCTTTTAGCAAGACATCCTCAAGATCTAGATAAAGCGAAGATTTCAGCATTTATTCACGACAAAGTTGTATTGATAACAGGAGCTGGTGGCAGCATCGGTAGTGAAATAGTGCGACAATGTTTAAAGTACAATGCCAAAAAGTTGATTTTAGTTGATCACAGTGAGTTTAACCTGTATCAGATTATGGAAGAGTCGCAAAGCGATAAACTTGTGCCCATTATGCAAAGTGTTCTAAATGAAGAACTCTTTAAAAACGTTTTTGCTCAGTATAGACCCAATATTGTTGTTCATGCTGCTGCCTATAAACATGTACCATTGGTGGAGGCAAATCCAAAAGAAGGTATTTTAAATAATATTTTGGGAACAAAAATTTGTATTGATTTGGCAATTCAATATGCAGTAGGTACGTTTATATTAATTTCAACCGATAAAGCCGTTCGTCCTACGAATGTTATGGGTGCAACAAAACGCGTGTGTGAACTCTATGCGCAAAATGTTAGCTCTCCCAAAACACAAATAGTTGCCGTTCGGTTTGGTAATGTTTTGGGTAGTAGCGGGTCTGTTATTCCTAAATTCAAAGCGCAAATTGAAAAGGGAGGTCCTATTACGGTGACTCATCCTGATATTACACGCTATTTTATGTTGATTCCTGAAGCGTGTGAATTAGTACTTCAAACAGGAGCGATTGGAAAGAGTGGTGAGCTGTTTATTTTGGATATGGGTGAACCTGTCAAAATTGTTGATTTAGCGCAAAAAATGATAGAACTTTCAGGAAAAAATGATATTGCTATCGAATTTATAGGACTAAGAGCAGGTGAAAAACTCTATGAAGAGCTTCTTATGAATGAGAGCGATAAAAAGACACAATATGCCTCTATCATGGTAGCGCATAAGACCGAATATCCTGTAGAAAAATTAGTAGCAGATATAGAAGAACTTTTTACATGTAGGGATAAATTAGCACAACTCAAAAAGATAGTCCCTGAATTTCATCATCATCCTTAA